A genomic stretch from Anopheles nili chromosome X, idAnoNiliSN_F5_01, whole genome shotgun sequence includes:
- the LOC128729252 gene encoding uncharacterized protein LOC128729252: protein MGRSQSKEQPRANNPWEAEIARKQRREQTVKEVVEERREQERRARKLRKRAEKEAKKQQKKKPSRNGGKKHRKSKLDDLRDTEPPPIVRKSKAKLEESDYDSEAKRRMQHQLAFNSDIFVLNQLVLGVQFYGNFEREMWEAVERNRNEENRRNGKTSRHCKTVILPDRLLEAVDKRVKFYAKHGLLKNQLQPLHTQTCYVVHDNIEITNPGDSSVYSILTDAPIYKLEIEDALEDKLKSGADGAVRKRRGNCHHGYIKLKSVEFIKPNNPPTLDRILPNRQGNAYGEEPGPSGLGQKFRQGVGSTNGLMKGNSLSESDTLEDEDDEDDEDEEDGRGENRFAKLKFRDSIMVKYPKMSNGMYGKKIAQTGLGNVGVPSTSTSSTSPTSSEYDYAYITAINTHQPLSVMRSAGGDEAPVSTTVLPDYCITTISCAIEVNEGYYSDDESEGAYKLSNMYLAKANGGAGATTQSGGRSKLGHHLAHPHSNLEYTTERRQYLNSKGFLAYFVNLFQDTLASELDIPAEDLRNATWKGAVVYSGHWEIIPAILCPWPREAIEWVHRKRDVKINPITRQKFQWPTQPMIQKVKSFGCHVIPIGYAPKQGQNRYRQLEWKVVFPEAERYLESCLTGTQIKIYMLTMLLLKTFVEPNVVAGMNMFGMEHLRAHLFWQCETNYAAWPEDYLGEALLRFLNALLDRIKTHTLPDYFLPSRNLFENVPERVLVELHKRIFRITENPVMHMLIALRNLKLPSARLAFYPKVRIKRLYSYLVIDNPLKIVNPMLRDEDENLAAEDSDENEVNEREIAVGSMAYYNQQEVESRRKRTRIVRFLVAEQLKKERAVQPERRPSIESIDLTFIFHPQFLPLKHMENLRRQLIYGLFIEHFIEMARVSSGFRTLNQALVYLRQAEHLCNLLADDEGIEEARQFLNKIYGLRQEMARASAKGADRPALPKRTSTGEQRAIRKVSVARRGSKRTTYTNVRQPSAMAGGKRQQQQQQRFFSPDNEEDEDEIAEWEDVEREEVRRVSRPLPSTQSAGGFRRQSSQKQQVSVQIHAPKSPAGPRRSNGPRSSSDDVDDISRLLGNVTIAPKQGYR from the exons ATGGGCCGCTCGCAATCGAAGGAGCAACCTCGGGCGAACAACCCGTGGGAGGCGGAGATCGCCCGGAAGCAGCGCCGTGAACAAACGGTCAAGGAGGTGGTCGAGGAGCGCCGGGAGCAGGAACGGCGAGCTCGCAAGCTGAGAAAGCGAGCCGAGAAGGAGGcgaagaagcagcagaagaagaaaccgTCACGTAATGGTGGCAAAAAGCACCGCAAGTCGAAGCTGGACGACCTGCGGGACACGGAACCGCCACCGATCGTGCGCAAGTCCAAGGCCAAGCTCGAGGAAAGTGACTATGATTCGGAGGCGAAACGGCGGATGCAACACCAGCTGGCGTTCAACAGTGATATCTTCGTGCTCAATCAGCTGGTGCTGGGTGTGCAGTTCTATGGGAACTTCGAAAG GGAAATGTGGGAGGCTGTCGAACGAAATCGCAATGAGGAGAATCGGCGGAACGGCAAAACGTCACGGCACTGTAAAACCGTTATCCTGCCCGATCGTTTGCTAGAAGCCGTGGATAAACGTGTCAAATTCTACGCCAA GCACGGATTACTTAAAAACCAGCTACAACCACTGCATACGCAGACCTGCTACGTGGTGCATGACAACATCGAGATCACAAACCCCGGTGACAGCTCGGTGTACAGCATCCTCACCGATGCGCCCATCTACAAGCTCGAGATCGAGGACGCCCTCGAGGACAAGCTGAAAAGTGGGGCTGATGGGGCCGTGCGGAAACGTCGCGGCAACTGTCACCACGGCTACATCAAGCTCAAGAGTGTCGAGTTCATCAAACCCAACAACCCGCCCACACTAGACCGAATCTTACCGAACCGGCAAGGTAACGCGTACGGAGAAGAACCCGGCCCCAGTGGGTTGGGGCAGAAGTTCCGACAGGGCGTGGGCAGCACGAACGGGCTGATGAAGGGCAACAGTCTTAGTGAAAGTGATACTCTCGAGGATGAAGACGACGAAGATGACGAGGATGAGGAGGATGGACGAGGCGAGAACCGCTTCGCGAAGCTAAAATTCCGCGACAGCATAATGGTGAAGTACCCGAAGATGAGCAATGGGATGTATGGGAAAAAGATCGCGCAGACTGGGCTCGGGAATGTCGGTGTTCCGTCGACCTCAACCAGCTCGACGTCACCGACGAGTAGCGAGTATGACTACGCGTACATCACCGCCATCAACACGCACCAACCGCTGAGTGTGATGCGATCTGCAGGTGGTGACGAGGCTCCAGTGAGCACGACTGTTCTGCCGGACTACTGCATCACGACGATCAGCTGTGCGATCGAGGTGAATGAGGGTTACTACAGCGATGACGAGTCTGAAGGAGCGTACAAGCTGAGCAACATGTACCTCGCGAAAGCGAACGGTGGTGCAGGAGCAACGACACAGTCCGGTGGCAGAAGTAAACTAGGACATCATCTCGCACATCCCCACAGTAACCTGGAGTACACGACCGAACGGAGGCAGTATCTCAATTCGAAGGGTTTCCTGGCGTACTTCGTGAACTTATTCCAGGATACGCTCGCCTCAGAGCTAGACATTCCCGCTGAGGATCTACGCAATGCAACCTGGAAGGGGGCCGTCGTGTACAGTGGCCACTGGGAGATCATTCCGGCCATCCTGTGTCCGTGGCCTCGCGAAGCTATCGAGTGGGTACACCGGAAGCGTGACGTCAAGATCAACCCTATAACGCGCCAGAAGTTTCAGTGGCCCACGCAACCGATGATACAGAAGGTAAAGTCGTTCGGGTGTCACGTCATCCCTATCGGGTATGCACCCAAGCAGGGTCAGAACCGATACCGGCAGCTCGAGTGGAAGGTCGTGTTCCCGGAAGCGGAGCGTTACCTCGAGAGCTGTCTCACAGGGACGCAAATTAAGATCTACATGCTAACGATGCTGCTGTTGAAGACGTTCGTTGAACCGAACGTGGTGGCGGGCATGAATATGTTCGGCATGGAACACCTGCGAGCGCATCTGTTCTGGCAGTGCGAAACGAACTACGCCGCTTGGCCGGAGGACTACCTTGGGGAGGCGCTGTTGCGCTTCCTAAACGCGCTGCTTGACCGTATTAAGACGCATACGCTGCCAGACTACTTCCTGCCGAGTCGGAACCTGTTCGAGAACGTGCCTGAGCGGGTTCTGGTCGAGCTACACAAGCGTATCTTCCGCATCACGGAGAACCCGGTGATGCACATGTTGATCGCGCTTCGCAACCTCAAGCTACCAAGCGCCCGGTTGGCGTTCTACCCAAAGGTTCGCATCAAGCGTCTTTACTCGTATTTGGTGATCGACAACCCGCTTAAGATCGTCAACCCGATGCTGCGTGATGAGGACGAGAATCTGGCCGCGGAGGACTCAGACGAGAATGAGGTGAACGAGCGTGAAATCGCGGTCGGTTCGATGGCGTACTACAACCAGCAGGAGGTCGAGTCACGGCGCAAGAGGACGCGCATCGTGCGGTTCCTTGTGGCTGAGCAGCTCAAGAAGGAACGCGCTGTACAGCCTGAGCGGCGTCCTTCAATAGAATCAATCGACCTGACG ttcattttccatccccagtTTCTGCCCCTGAAGCACATGGAGAACCTTCGACGGCAGCTGATCTATGGGCTGTTCATCGAGCACTTTATTGAGATGGCACGCGTGTCTAGTGGTTTTCGCACGCTCAATCAAGCGCTGGTGTATCTCCGTCAGGCGGAACATCTCTGTAACCTGCTCGCCGATGATGAGGGCATCGAAGAAGCACGGCAGTTCCTCAACAAAATCTACGGTCTGCGACAGGAGATGGCCAGGGCAAGTGCGAAGGGAGCTGATCGACCTGCGCTGCCTAAACGAACCAGTACCGGGGAACAGCGTGCCATCCGGAAGGTATCTGTGGCGAGACGTGGCAGCAAACGCACTACCTACACCAACGTCCGTCAGCCATCGGCGATGGCAGGTggcaaacggcagcagcagcagcaacagcgctTCTTCTCGCCCGACAACGaagaggacgaggacgagatCGCGGAATGGGAGGATGTGGAGCGAGAGGAGGTACGGCGGGTGTCAAGGCCGCTACCTTCGACGCAATCCGCGGGCGGGTTCCGGCGGCAGTCGTCCCAGAAACAGCAAGTCAGTGTACAGATCCACGCACCAAAGTCACCTGCCGGACCTCGGAGATCCAACGGACCGCGTAGTTCGTCCGATGACGTCGACGACATCTCTCGGCTGCTCGGGAATGTTACGATTGCACCCAAACAGGGCTACCGGTAG
- the LOC128728538 gene encoding uncharacterized protein LOC128728538 has protein sequence MGTANDTNAGRRSDDQPQHRHHHHHHRRPEKPRQHQRAGGDVPNGTGEQPAAPKVVAAIAGKARPKRPPTDDTDDWQYPFQQQQKRDGPAWGVKERANEWGGGFKKPAPKYPESDDCDSLPPPPPPDDDSFFDDDDRLSHGHHHHHHHHQQQQQQAQQQQQHFAHLSQTHHNVLHMASQQQQQQQQLPANHHHQFADLTPPSALVSDLDDSPKKDRKLRSNSDSSNVTNGSAGDAVGGGGGGGGGGGKHKNGGLGVGKSANGGHGHHHHHHHHHHHGRGALHAKSSRAESVLSSDSDIRFTRRKLGDNQKCGCALIAGFLLILLCAGAIVYVGYTYLRPEPLPDRIFRARLRVVEGDRWTPELADQNTLRFQHRARDYRERINLIMRRSDLREPFEGSEILALDGNEEPGDLTLHFALYFDPYAELVSAADLRSILLEEITGQERKYFRNLTIDPTSLVVKEVSGTGDDIIGTSSSPLGGKDEVTVEIVTTARPPRKCEPLRLSYCRSVGYNVTTYPNFFGHASLEEVEADLISFRELVDAECFRQAFDFICRLLQPPCEYRSVDEPTPGTVCRQYCQAFWSGCGERLPERLRRFLDCERFPESTGVQSCHSKPGCTGELQANALSSRLCDGVADCADLSDENTCTFCAYGAISCGRSRACYARNARCDGKLDCPDGSDEKDCLSISPQVSFLTFPPPIVPFRPRFYSEGYAVFSEKGTTGKLCSVGMESNEYVRHTVAESLCKALGYERVNYSEIRNDTEPNTSYVRVLDPRASEISFVRTQCQSKQSLYVACSHLECGVQSTLPTSQNVGLSKMATPGDWPWHVALLRADTHVCDGTLVSKDWVLTTESCFQGQAKATWMAVFGAVRLSSNAPWTQRRRIIGMVKSPVEGSTAAMVRLETPVIYSDFVRPICLPDLPLKEISDRSDNNVTPTPHAEKYSTKGGKVGIRKLKEYRQYFEMPGDDELTADEYGDLNEAAKYVNQYSADFTDEQYQIPKAEAAVGVTHGRSGSLSPPPAVNPSAYPLPANSPQTTSYISALNYISSGGVANIGGPGVGFQPPGKLGKQSQWTNCNTLGWSRQRDHLQRVQLKLIDMSPCENISIATVNSMCAESAYHKQDCSEEEFAGSPVVCLLPSDRRWALVGISSWRIACAPNGIERPRMYDKITPNTPWIRDTISATVT, from the exons ATGGGTACAGCGAACGACACCAACGCAGGTCGGCGTTCGGACGATCAACCACAGCACcgtcaccaccatcaccatcatcggcgcccggaaaagccacGCCAACACCAGCGAGCGGGTGGTGATGTACCGAACGGTACCGGGGAGCAACCCGCAGCACCAAAAGTTGTCGCGGCCATCGCGGGAAAAGCTCGCCCAAAGCGGCCCCCAACTGACGACACCGACGATTGGCAGTATCcctttcagcagcagcagaaaaggGATGGGCCCGCGTGGGGTGTGAAAGAGCGGGCGAACGAGTGGGGAGGAGGCTTTAAG AAACCCGCCCCAAAATACCCAGAGTCGGATGACTGCGACTCTCTGccgcctcctccaccaccagacGATGATTCGTTtttcgatgacgatgatcgGTTGTCGCACggtcatcaccaccatcatcaccaccaccagcagcaacagcagcaggctcaacagcaacagcagcacttcGCTCATCTCTCACAGACGCACCACAACGTGCTGCATATGGcgtcgcagcagcaacagcagcagcagcagcttccggcgaatcatcaccatcagttTGCTGACCTAACGCCACCGTCCGCGCTGGTGTCGGATTTGGACGATAGCCCAAAGAAGGATCGCAAGCTGCGCTCTAATTCTGACAGCTCGAACGTCACCAATGGCAGCGCTGGTGATGCAGtaggtggaggtggaggaggtggtggtggtggtggcaagcACAAGAACGGGGGCTTAGGTGTGGGAAAGAGCGCGAACGGAGGAcatggccatcatcatcatcaccatcatcaccatcatcatggcCGAGGGGCGTTACACGCGAAGAGTAGCCGGGCGGAATCGGTCCTGTCAAGTGACTCGGACATTCGGTTTACGCGTCGTAAGCTCGGTGATAACCAGAAGTGTGGTTGCGCTCTCATCGCCGGCTTTCTGCTGATTCTACTCTGTGCCGGTGCGATCGTCTATGTTGGAT aCACCTATCTTCGTCCAGAACCACTCCCAGATCGGATATTCCGGGCTCGATTGCGCGTGGTAGAAGGGGACCGATGGACTCCGGAGCTAGCGGATCAGAACACACTTCGTTTCCAACACCGAGCCCGAGATTATCGAGAACGCATCAACCTCATTATGCGTCGGTCGGACCTGCGTGAACCGTTTGAGGGCAGCGAAATTCTCGCTCTGGATGG tAATGAGGAACCTGGTGACCTGACGCTACACTTCGCGCTCTACTTCGACCCGTACGCCGAGCTGGTGTCAGCAGCGGATCTCCGTTCGATTCTGCTTGAAGAAATCACGGGTCAGGAACGGAAGTACTTCCGCAATCTTACAATCGACCCCACTAGTCTGGTCGTGAAGGAGGTGTCTGGTACTGGAGACGACATCATTGGCACGTCGTCATCACCACTCGGTGGCAAGGATGAAGTAACGGTAGAGATCGTGACGACGGCAAGACCCCCACGCAAGTGTGAACCTTTGCGGCTGTCATACTGCCGCTCAGTGGGCTACAACGTGACAACCTACCCGAACTTCTTTGGCCATGCCTCACTCGAGGAGGTGGAAGCCGATCTAATTTCGTTCCGCGAGCTCGTTGACGCCGAGTGCTTCCGGCAGGCGTTCGACTTCATCTGCCGGTTACTACAACCCCCGTGCGAATACCGCAGTGTTGATGAACCAACACCTGGTACGGTTTGCCGGCAGTACTGTCAAGCGTTCTGGTCCGGATGTGGCGAGCGATTACCTGAACGTTTGCGTCGATTCCTCGATTGTGAGCGGTTCCCAGAGTCAACTGGCGTGCAGTCATGCCACAGCAAGCCAGGATGTACTGGAGAACTGCAGGCGAACGCACTATCCTCGCGGTTGTGTGATGGCGTAGCTGACTGTGCTGATTTGTCCGATGAAAACACCTGCACGTTCTGTGCGTATGGAGCGATCTCGTGCGGTAGAAGTCGTGCCTGTTATGCCAGGAATGCTCGCTGTGACGGGAAACTCGACTGTCCTGATGGGAGTGACGAAAAGGATTGTC TGTCTATCTCACCCCAAGTGAGCTTCCTAACATTCCCACCTCCAATCGTGCCGTTCCGGCCCCGATTCTACTCGGAAGGATACGCTGTTTTCTCAGAGAAGGGTACCACCGGTAAGCTGTGCTCAGTAGGCATGGAATCTAACGAGTACGTCCGGCACACCGTCGCGGAGTCACTATGTAAAGCCCTTGGGTACGAACGGGTTAACTACTCCGAGATCCGAAATGACACGGAACCCAACACCAGCTACGTTCGCGTGTTAGATCCACGTGCTTCTGAGATCTCGTTCGTACGTACGCAGTGTCAGAGTAAGCAGTCGCTGTATGTAGCATGCAGTCACCTTGAGTGCGGTGTTCAGTCGACACTACCGACCTCACAGAACGTCGGTCTATCCAAGATGGCTACCCCGGGTGATTGGCCTTGGCACGTCGCTTTATTACGAGCTGATACGCACGTCTGTGATGGCACGCTG GTCTCCAAAGACTGGGTGTTAACGACGGAATCCTGTTTCCAAGGACAAGCGAAAGCAACATGGATGGCCGTGTTTGGCGCAGTACGACTCTCATCTAACGCCCCCTGGACGCAACGAAGGCGCATT ATCGGTATGGTTAAATCACCCGTGGAAGGCAGTACAGCGGCTATGGTTCGCCTCGAGACACCAGTCATCTACTCCGACTTTGTTCGACCTATCTGCCTGCCAGACCTGCCTCTGAAAGAGATATCCGACCGCAGTGACAACAACGTCACTCCAACACCACACGCAGAGAAGTACTCGACGAAGGGCGGTAAAGTGGGCATTAGGAAGCTGAAGGAGTACCGGCAGTACTTCGAGATGCCCGGTGATGACGAGCTGACAGCCGATGAGTACGGTGATCTAAATGAGGCGGCAAAGTACGTCAACCAGTACAGTGCCGACTTCACGGACGAGCAGTATCAAATCCCAAAGGCGGAAGCAGCTGTTGGAGTGACACACGGTCGTTCCGGGTCGTTATCACCTCCACCAGCAGTTAATCCAAGTGCTTACCCGTTGCCTGCAAACTCTCCACAAACCACCAGCTACATATCTGCGTTGAACTACATCAGCTCTGGAGGTGTCGCGAACATTGGAGGTCCTGGTGTCGGATTCCAGCCACCGGGCAAGCTCGGCAAACAGAGCCAGTGGACGAACTGCAACACACTCGGGTGGTCCCGACAACGAGATCACCTGCAGCGGGTCCAACTGAAGCTGATCGATATGTCACCGTGCGAGAACATCTCGATCGCCACCGTCAACAGTATGTGCGCGGAGTCAGCCTACCACAAACAGGACTGCAGCGAGGAGGAGTTCGCCGGCAGTCCGGTCGTGTGTCTTCTACCGAGTGATCGACGTTGGGCGTTGGTCGGAATCAGCTCCTGGCGGATCGCTTGCGCACCTAATGGGATCGAGAGGCCACGCATGTACGATAAGATCACCCCAAATACGCCCTGGATTCGGGATACTATCTCAGCTACGGTGACGTGA